A part of Bacteroidota bacterium genomic DNA contains:
- a CDS encoding LysR substrate-binding domain-containing protein — protein sequence MAFDLPTDHLRTFVTIADCGSFTKAAALLHRTQPAVSMQMKRLEEQLGTPLLTRRGRQTTLTEAGALLHDYARRILDLNEQAVRKFAAVEAEGNVRIGIFEEVALGPLVDLLTKFGALCTKIHLELVVSTSADLARRIETGELCLAVANASYASGDIETLWHEPYVWACSPLFEGATADPVSIVTEPLTTGCSLRDGSLRRLEASGRPWQVVFSSGSLAAVQSAVRAGLGVGWLPKSAVLPEFRILGEAEGFPKIGAARIGLYRSAKSDSDAARVLAEFLCEHLRQPGDTLALAS from the coding sequence ATGGCCTTCGACCTTCCCACGGATCACCTCCGCACCTTCGTCACCATCGCCGACTGCGGGAGCTTCACCAAGGCCGCCGCGCTGCTGCACCGCACGCAGCCTGCCGTGAGCATGCAGATGAAGCGGCTCGAAGAGCAACTCGGCACGCCGCTGCTCACTCGCCGGGGCCGCCAGACCACGCTCACCGAGGCGGGTGCGCTTCTGCACGACTATGCCCGGCGCATCCTCGACCTCAACGAGCAGGCGGTGCGCAAATTCGCCGCCGTCGAGGCCGAGGGCAACGTGCGCATCGGCATCTTCGAGGAGGTCGCGCTCGGCCCGCTCGTGGACCTGCTCACGAAGTTCGGCGCGCTCTGCACGAAGATCCACCTGGAACTGGTCGTCTCCACGAGTGCCGACCTCGCCCGCCGCATCGAAACAGGCGAGCTGTGCCTCGCCGTGGCGAATGCGAGCTACGCGAGCGGGGACATCGAGACGCTGTGGCACGAGCCCTACGTCTGGGCGTGCAGTCCGCTCTTCGAGGGCGCAACCGCCGACCCCGTCTCCATCGTGACGGAGCCACTCACGACGGGCTGCTCGTTGCGGGACGGGTCGCTGCGGCGGCTGGAGGCGAGCGGCCGGCCGTGGCAGGTCGTCTTCAGCAGCGGTAGCCTTGCCGCCGTCCAGTCGGCCGTGCGTGCCGGTCTCGGCGTCGGCTGGCTCCCGAAGAGCGCCGTGCTGCCCGAGTTTCGCATCCTGGGCGAGGCGGAGGGCTTCCCGAAGATCGGGGCTGCCCGGATTGGCCTCTACCGGAGCGCGAAGTCCGACTCCGACGCCGCGCGCGTCCTCGCCGAATTCCTGTGCGAGCACCTACGCCAGCCCGGGGACACGCTCGCCTTGGCATCCTGA